One window of the Trifolium pratense cultivar HEN17-A07 linkage group LG2, ARS_RC_1.1, whole genome shotgun sequence genome contains the following:
- the LOC123908972 gene encoding heavy metal-associated isoprenylated plant protein 31 isoform X2, with translation MVEVRVPNLDCEGCASKLKKALFKLKGVDDVEVEMEAQKITVRGYGLEEKKVLKAIKRAGKAAEPWPFLPGHTHFASFYKYPSYIVNHYYNDAYKSEATNGVHTFFHTPSVYSVAVASDEAFASMFSDDNPHACTIM, from the exons ATGGTTGAGGTTAGAGTTCCAAATCTTGATTGTGAAGGGTGTGCttcaaaattaaagaaagctctctTCAAGCTCAAAG GAGTAGATGATGTAGAAGTTGAAATGGAAGCACAAAAGATAACAGTAAGAGGCTATGGTTTAGAAGAGAAAAAAGTATTGAAAGCAATAAAACGCGCCGGAAAAGCAGCAGAACCATGGCCATTTCTTCCAGGACATACTCATTTTGCTTCATTTTACAAATATCCAAGTTACATTGTTAATCATTATTACAATGATGCATACAAAAGTGAAGCTACAAATGGAGTTCATACTTTTTTCCATACTCCTTCTGTTTATTCAGTTGCTGTTGCATCTGATGAAGCTTTTGCTTCAATGTTTAGTGATGATAATCCTCATGCTTGTACTATAATGTAA
- the LOC123908972 gene encoding heavy metal-associated isoprenylated plant protein 31 isoform X1 — MSNMVEVRVPNLDCEGCASKLKKALFKLKGVDDVEVEMEAQKITVRGYGLEEKKVLKAIKRAGKAAEPWPFLPGHTHFASFYKYPSYIVNHYYNDAYKSEATNGVHTFFHTPSVYSVAVASDEAFASMFSDDNPHACTIM; from the exons ATGTCT AATATGGTTGAGGTTAGAGTTCCAAATCTTGATTGTGAAGGGTGTGCttcaaaattaaagaaagctctctTCAAGCTCAAAG GAGTAGATGATGTAGAAGTTGAAATGGAAGCACAAAAGATAACAGTAAGAGGCTATGGTTTAGAAGAGAAAAAAGTATTGAAAGCAATAAAACGCGCCGGAAAAGCAGCAGAACCATGGCCATTTCTTCCAGGACATACTCATTTTGCTTCATTTTACAAATATCCAAGTTACATTGTTAATCATTATTACAATGATGCATACAAAAGTGAAGCTACAAATGGAGTTCATACTTTTTTCCATACTCCTTCTGTTTATTCAGTTGCTGTTGCATCTGATGAAGCTTTTGCTTCAATGTTTAGTGATGATAATCCTCATGCTTGTACTATAATGTAA
- the LOC123911235 gene encoding pentatricopeptide repeat-containing protein At1g62670, mitochondrial-like isoform X1, with the protein MSSLFMRLTRFPSKPFFPFTLRLFSHSHNVNDAIYSFNRMLQMRNTPSIIEFTKILGSLVKTKNNYSTVISLSHQMEFHGIRSDIFTITILINCYCHIGQITCAFSLLGKILKMGYQLDVVTVNTLIKGLCLNNEVQKALYFHDDLIAKGFQLNHVSYGTLINGLCKMGHTTPALQLLTRLEQGSVKPDVMMYNAIIDSMCKDKLVDDACQLFSEMVIKGNSPTVVTYSALIYGFCIVSQLKEAIVLLNEMVSKNINPDVYTFNILIDAFCKEGKMKEAKSMLNIMMKHGMKPDVVTYNTLMDGFCLRNEVSKAKYIFNTMVQRGMMANVKSYSIMINGFCKSKMVDEAINLFEEMHFKNTFPDTVTYSTLIDGLCKSGRISYAWELVDEMRDRGQPPNAITYNSFLHTLCRNHHLDKAIALVKSIKDHGIMPTLYTYSILIDGLCKGGRLNDALKVFKDLLAKGYNLNVVIYNTMICGLCNEGLFDEALDLLSKMEDKGCFPDAVTFEIMICALFESSENDKAEKLLREVIARGLL; encoded by the coding sequence atgtcaTCACTGTTTATGAGATTAACAAGGTTTCCTTCAAAACCCTTTTTTCCCTTTACTTTAAGGTTATTCTCTCACTCTCACAATGTTAATGATGCTATTTACTCATTCAATCGAATGCTACAAATGCGTAATACTCCTTCCATTATTGAATTTACCAAGATTTTAGGTTCTCTTGTTAAAACTAAGAACAATTACTCAACTGTTATTTCCCTTTCTCACCAAATGGAATTCCATGGAATTAGGTCTGACATTTTCACTAttacaattttgatcaattgTTACTGTCATATAGGTCAAATTACTTGTGCATTTTCTCTATTGGGAAAGATTCTTAAGATGGGTTATCAGCTGGATGTAGTAACCGTGAATACCCTTATCAAAGGTCTTTGTCTTAATAATGAGGTTCAGAAAGCATTGTACTTTCATGATGACCTTATCGCTAAGGGTTTTCAGCTCAACCATGTTAGTTACGGGACATTGATCAATGGCTTGTGTAAAATGGGACATACAACACCTGCCCTCCAACTGTTGACAAGACTCGAACAAGGATCAGTAAAGCCTGATGTGATGATGTATAATGCAATCATTGATAGCATGTGCAAAGATAAGCTTGTAGATGATGCTTGTCAATTATTTTCTGAAATGGTTATCAAGGGTAATTCGCCTACTGTTGTCACTTATAGTGCTCTAATCTATGGTTTTTGTATTGTCAGTCAATTAAAAGAAGCAATTGTTTTGTTGAACGAAATGGTATCGAAAAACATCAACCCAGATGTTTATACCTTTAATATATTGATCGATGCGTTTTGTAAGgagggaaagatgaaagaaGCTAAAAGTATGTTAAATATAATGATGAAACACGGCATGAAACCTGATGTAGTTACTTATAATACTTTAATGGATGGGTTCTGCCTTCGTAATGAAGTGAGCAAGGCCAAATATATATTCAACACTATGGTCCAAAGGGGAATGATGGCCAATGTTAAGAGCTACAGTATTATGATTAATGGGTTCTGTAAGAGTAAAATGGTGGATGAAGCCATCAATCTCTTTGAAGAAATGCATTTCAAAAATACGTTTCCTGATACAGTAACTTATAGCACTCTTATTGATGGCTTGTGCAAATCAGGGAGAATATCATATGCCTGGGAGCTTGTAGATGAGATGCGTGACAGAGGTCAACCACCCAATGCAATCACCTACAATTCCTTCTTGCACACTTTGTGCAGAAATCATCATCTTGACAAGGCAATTGCATTAGTCAAGAGTATTAAAGACCATGGTATCATGCCAACTTTGTACACGTACAGTATCCTAATTGATGGACTTTGCAAAGGTGGGAGGCTTAATGATGCACTAAAGGTTTTTAAGGATCTTCTGGCTAAAGGATACAATCTAAATGTGGTAATTTACAACACTATGATTTGTGGACTTTGTAACGAGGGCTTGTTTGATGAAGCATTAGATTTGTTGTCAAAAATGGAAGATAAGGGTTGCTTTCCCGATGCTGTCACTTTTGAAATAATGATTTGTGCACTCTTTGAAAGCAGTGAGAATGATAAAGCAGAGAAACTTCTACGTGAAGTGATTGCTAGAGGTCTACTTTAA
- the LOC123911235 gene encoding pentatricopeptide repeat-containing protein At1g62670, mitochondrial-like isoform X2: MGYQLDVVTVNTLIKGLCLNNEVQKALYFHDDLIAKGFQLNHVSYGTLINGLCKMGHTTPALQLLTRLEQGSVKPDVMMYNAIIDSMCKDKLVDDACQLFSEMVIKGNSPTVVTYSALIYGFCIVSQLKEAIVLLNEMVSKNINPDVYTFNILIDAFCKEGKMKEAKSMLNIMMKHGMKPDVVTYNTLMDGFCLRNEVSKAKYIFNTMVQRGMMANVKSYSIMINGFCKSKMVDEAINLFEEMHFKNTFPDTVTYSTLIDGLCKSGRISYAWELVDEMRDRGQPPNAITYNSFLHTLCRNHHLDKAIALVKSIKDHGIMPTLYTYSILIDGLCKGGRLNDALKVFKDLLAKGYNLNVVIYNTMICGLCNEGLFDEALDLLSKMEDKGCFPDAVTFEIMICALFESSENDKAEKLLREVIARGLL, translated from the coding sequence ATGGGTTATCAGCTGGATGTAGTAACCGTGAATACCCTTATCAAAGGTCTTTGTCTTAATAATGAGGTTCAGAAAGCATTGTACTTTCATGATGACCTTATCGCTAAGGGTTTTCAGCTCAACCATGTTAGTTACGGGACATTGATCAATGGCTTGTGTAAAATGGGACATACAACACCTGCCCTCCAACTGTTGACAAGACTCGAACAAGGATCAGTAAAGCCTGATGTGATGATGTATAATGCAATCATTGATAGCATGTGCAAAGATAAGCTTGTAGATGATGCTTGTCAATTATTTTCTGAAATGGTTATCAAGGGTAATTCGCCTACTGTTGTCACTTATAGTGCTCTAATCTATGGTTTTTGTATTGTCAGTCAATTAAAAGAAGCAATTGTTTTGTTGAACGAAATGGTATCGAAAAACATCAACCCAGATGTTTATACCTTTAATATATTGATCGATGCGTTTTGTAAGgagggaaagatgaaagaaGCTAAAAGTATGTTAAATATAATGATGAAACACGGCATGAAACCTGATGTAGTTACTTATAATACTTTAATGGATGGGTTCTGCCTTCGTAATGAAGTGAGCAAGGCCAAATATATATTCAACACTATGGTCCAAAGGGGAATGATGGCCAATGTTAAGAGCTACAGTATTATGATTAATGGGTTCTGTAAGAGTAAAATGGTGGATGAAGCCATCAATCTCTTTGAAGAAATGCATTTCAAAAATACGTTTCCTGATACAGTAACTTATAGCACTCTTATTGATGGCTTGTGCAAATCAGGGAGAATATCATATGCCTGGGAGCTTGTAGATGAGATGCGTGACAGAGGTCAACCACCCAATGCAATCACCTACAATTCCTTCTTGCACACTTTGTGCAGAAATCATCATCTTGACAAGGCAATTGCATTAGTCAAGAGTATTAAAGACCATGGTATCATGCCAACTTTGTACACGTACAGTATCCTAATTGATGGACTTTGCAAAGGTGGGAGGCTTAATGATGCACTAAAGGTTTTTAAGGATCTTCTGGCTAAAGGATACAATCTAAATGTGGTAATTTACAACACTATGATTTGTGGACTTTGTAACGAGGGCTTGTTTGATGAAGCATTAGATTTGTTGTCAAAAATGGAAGATAAGGGTTGCTTTCCCGATGCTGTCACTTTTGAAATAATGATTTGTGCACTCTTTGAAAGCAGTGAGAATGATAAAGCAGAGAAACTTCTACGTGAAGTGATTGCTAGAGGTCTACTTTAA
- the LOC123911233 gene encoding pentatricopeptide repeat-containing protein At1g62590-like isoform X1: MSPMRLTRFLSKPSLLPNFFTFRFFSHFHNVSDVVDDDSIYMFKSMLNMRKTPSIIEFNKILSSLVKTKNNYSTVVSLSHQMEFHGTIRPNIITMSILINCYCHIGQMTYAFSLLGKILKMGYQPDVVTLTTLIKGLCLNNDIQKALYFHDDLIAKGFQLNQVSYGTLINGLCKMGHTTNALQLLRQLKQGSVKPDVVIYNTIIDSMCKDKLVDDACELFSEMVIKGISPDVVTYSALIYGFCIVNKFKEASVLLNEMVTKNINPNVYTFNILIDAFCKEGKMKEAKSVLAMMMKQGMKPDVVTYNTLMDGFCLRNEVSKAKYIFNTMVQRGMMPNVKSYNIMINGFCKSKMVGEAINLFEEMHFKNMFPDTVTYNTLIDGLCKSGRISYAWELVDEMSDRGQQPDVITYHSFLHTFCKNHHLDKAIALVKKIKDQGIMPDLYTYSSLIDGLCKGGRINDALKVFNDLLAKGYNLNVVMYTTMICGLCNEGLFEEAFVLLSKMEDKGCFPNAFTFEIMICALFESGENDKAEKLIREMIARGLL, from the coding sequence ATGTCGCCTATGAGATTAACAAGGTTTCTTTCAAAACCCTCTTTACTTCCTAACTTTTTCACTTTCAGATTTTTCTCACATTTTCACAATGTTAgtgatgttgttgatgatgattctATTTATATGTTCAAAAGTATGCTAAATATGCGAAAAACCCCTTCCATTATTGAATTTAACAAGATTTTAAGTTCCCTTGTTAAAACAAAGAACAATTACTCAACTGTTGTTTCCCTTTCTCACCAAATGGAATTCCATGGAACAATTAGGCCTAACATTATTACTATGTCCATTTTAATCAATTGTTACTGTCATATAGGTCAAATGACTTATGCATTTTCTCTATTGGGAAAGATTCTTAAGATGGGTTATCAGCCGGATGTCGTAACCTTGACAACCCTTATAAAAGGCCTTTGTCTTAATAATGACATTCAGAAAGCATTGTACTTTCATGATGATCTTATCGCTAAGGGTTTTCAGCTCAACCAGGTTAGTTACGGGACATTGATTAATGGCTTGTGTAAAATGGGACATACAACAAATGCCCTACAACTGTTGAGACAACTCAAACAAGGATCAGTCAAGCCTGATGTGGTAATTTACAATACAATCATTGATAGCATGTGCAAAGATAAACTTGTAGATGATGCTTGTGAATTATTTTCTGAAATGGTTATCAAGGGAATTTCGCCTGATGTTGTTACTTACAGTGCTCTAATCTATGGTTTCTGTAttgtgaataaatttaaagaagCAAGTGTTTTGTTGAACGAAATGGTAACGAAAAACATCAACCCAAATGTTTATACCTTTAATATATTGATCGATGCGTTTTGTAAGgagggaaagatgaaagaaGCTAAAAGTGTGTTAGCTATGATGATGAAACAAGGCATGAAACCTGATGTAGTTACTTATAATACTTTAATGGATGGGTTCTGCCTTCGTAATGAAGTGAGCAAGGCCAAATATATATTCAACACTATGGTCCAAAGGGGAATGATGCCCAATGTTAAGAGCTACAATATTATGATCAATGGGTTCTGTAAGAGTAAAATGGTGGGTGAAGCCATCAATCTCTTTGAAGAAATGCATTTCAAAAATATGTTTCCCGATACAGTAACTTACAACActcttattgatggtttgtgcaaATCCGGGAGAATTTCCTATGCTTGGGAGCTTGTTGATGAGATGAGTGACAGAGGTCAACAACCCGATGTAATCACTTACCATTCCTTCTTGCACACCTTTTGCAAAAATCATCATCTTGACAAGGCAATTgcattagtcaaaaaaattaaagaccaAGGTATCATGCCAGATTTGTACACGTACAGTTCCCTAATTGATGGACTTTGCAAAGGTGGGAGGATTAATGATGCACTAAAGGTTTTTAATGATCTTTTGGCTAAAGGATACAATCTAAATGTCGTGATGTACACAACTATGATTTGTGGACTTTGTAATGAGGGCTTGTTTGAAGAAGCATTTGTTTTGCTTTCAAAAATGGAAGATAAGGGCTGCTTTCCTAATGCCTTCACTTTTGAAATAATGATTTGTGCACTCTTCGAAAGCGGTGAGAATGATAAAGCAGAGAAACTTATACGTGAAATGATTGCTAGAGGTCTACTATAA
- the LOC123911233 gene encoding pentatricopeptide repeat-containing protein At1g62590-like isoform X2, protein MTYAFSLLGKILKMGYQPDVVTLTTLIKGLCLNNDIQKALYFHDDLIAKGFQLNQVSYGTLINGLCKMGHTTNALQLLRQLKQGSVKPDVVIYNTIIDSMCKDKLVDDACELFSEMVIKGISPDVVTYSALIYGFCIVNKFKEASVLLNEMVTKNINPNVYTFNILIDAFCKEGKMKEAKSVLAMMMKQGMKPDVVTYNTLMDGFCLRNEVSKAKYIFNTMVQRGMMPNVKSYNIMINGFCKSKMVGEAINLFEEMHFKNMFPDTVTYNTLIDGLCKSGRISYAWELVDEMSDRGQQPDVITYHSFLHTFCKNHHLDKAIALVKKIKDQGIMPDLYTYSSLIDGLCKGGRINDALKVFNDLLAKGYNLNVVMYTTMICGLCNEGLFEEAFVLLSKMEDKGCFPNAFTFEIMICALFESGENDKAEKLIREMIARGLL, encoded by the coding sequence ATGACTTATGCATTTTCTCTATTGGGAAAGATTCTTAAGATGGGTTATCAGCCGGATGTCGTAACCTTGACAACCCTTATAAAAGGCCTTTGTCTTAATAATGACATTCAGAAAGCATTGTACTTTCATGATGATCTTATCGCTAAGGGTTTTCAGCTCAACCAGGTTAGTTACGGGACATTGATTAATGGCTTGTGTAAAATGGGACATACAACAAATGCCCTACAACTGTTGAGACAACTCAAACAAGGATCAGTCAAGCCTGATGTGGTAATTTACAATACAATCATTGATAGCATGTGCAAAGATAAACTTGTAGATGATGCTTGTGAATTATTTTCTGAAATGGTTATCAAGGGAATTTCGCCTGATGTTGTTACTTACAGTGCTCTAATCTATGGTTTCTGTAttgtgaataaatttaaagaagCAAGTGTTTTGTTGAACGAAATGGTAACGAAAAACATCAACCCAAATGTTTATACCTTTAATATATTGATCGATGCGTTTTGTAAGgagggaaagatgaaagaaGCTAAAAGTGTGTTAGCTATGATGATGAAACAAGGCATGAAACCTGATGTAGTTACTTATAATACTTTAATGGATGGGTTCTGCCTTCGTAATGAAGTGAGCAAGGCCAAATATATATTCAACACTATGGTCCAAAGGGGAATGATGCCCAATGTTAAGAGCTACAATATTATGATCAATGGGTTCTGTAAGAGTAAAATGGTGGGTGAAGCCATCAATCTCTTTGAAGAAATGCATTTCAAAAATATGTTTCCCGATACAGTAACTTACAACActcttattgatggtttgtgcaaATCCGGGAGAATTTCCTATGCTTGGGAGCTTGTTGATGAGATGAGTGACAGAGGTCAACAACCCGATGTAATCACTTACCATTCCTTCTTGCACACCTTTTGCAAAAATCATCATCTTGACAAGGCAATTgcattagtcaaaaaaattaaagaccaAGGTATCATGCCAGATTTGTACACGTACAGTTCCCTAATTGATGGACTTTGCAAAGGTGGGAGGATTAATGATGCACTAAAGGTTTTTAATGATCTTTTGGCTAAAGGATACAATCTAAATGTCGTGATGTACACAACTATGATTTGTGGACTTTGTAATGAGGGCTTGTTTGAAGAAGCATTTGTTTTGCTTTCAAAAATGGAAGATAAGGGCTGCTTTCCTAATGCCTTCACTTTTGAAATAATGATTTGTGCACTCTTCGAAAGCGGTGAGAATGATAAAGCAGAGAAACTTATACGTGAAATGATTGCTAGAGGTCTACTATAA